The Desmonostoc muscorum LEGE 12446 genome includes a region encoding these proteins:
- a CDS encoding TMEM165/GDT1 family protein — MLTAFTAGLLLITVSELGDKTFFIAVILAMHHPRRLVFAGVTAALAAMTILSVLFGQAASLLPKVYIHYAEITLFIAFGLKLLYDASKMSASSCDTEVVEEAEAAVKQADLQLPKQKSSLAILIEAFGLTFMAEWGDRTQIATIALAAGNNPIGVTTGAILGHAICAAIAVIGGKMIAGRISERQLTLIGGCLFLVFGIVAAIEGV; from the coding sequence GTGTTAACAGCTTTTACCGCAGGTTTGTTATTAATTACAGTTTCAGAACTAGGCGATAAAACATTTTTTATTGCTGTGATTTTGGCAATGCACCACCCCCGTAGGTTGGTATTTGCAGGAGTGACAGCTGCTTTAGCCGCGATGACAATCCTTTCGGTGCTATTTGGACAAGCAGCGTCTTTATTGCCAAAAGTTTATATTCATTATGCGGAAATAACTTTGTTTATCGCCTTTGGTCTCAAACTGTTGTACGACGCGAGTAAAATGTCTGCCTCTAGTTGTGATACTGAAGTTGTAGAAGAGGCGGAAGCTGCGGTGAAACAGGCAGATTTGCAGCTACCAAAGCAGAAAAGTTCCTTAGCAATTTTAATAGAGGCTTTTGGATTAACATTTATGGCAGAGTGGGGCGATCGCACTCAAATTGCCACCATTGCCCTAGCAGCCGGGAATAACCCAATTGGAGTAACCACAGGTGCAATTTTAGGACATGCTATTTGTGCAGCGATCGCTGTTATCGGCGGCAAAATGATCGCTGGTCGCATTTCCGAGCGTCAACTCACCCTAATTGGTGGATGCCTGTTTTTGGTCTTTGGTATCGTTGCTGCCATTGAAGGAGTGTGA
- a CDS encoding tetratricopeptide repeat protein, whose amino-acid sequence MSQPRNRWVVQVILVLAILAFVGVSVIPIFGALNNTPSSSQNNPSTRGSLTSSDQKSKLEDQVRGYELVLQREPENQTALKGLLEARLQLLSQKEKGEVKPSDIQVVIEPLEKLAKLNPEQSEYAVLLAQAKQQIGDREGAAQAYRSVLDTKPGDLKALQGMVALLMSQQRPEAAIGLLQETLTQAAQTNINQPGSIDTVAVQVLLGSVHASQKRYAQAASAYDQAIKKDPKDFRPVVAKAMLLKQQGKNAQAKPLFDSAAALAPAQYRDEINKAAITPSAPNPAAPSASSPESKPK is encoded by the coding sequence GTGTCTCAACCGCGCAATCGCTGGGTAGTTCAAGTTATCTTGGTGCTGGCAATTCTTGCTTTTGTGGGTGTTTCGGTGATTCCCATATTTGGAGCGCTTAATAATACGCCATCTTCAAGCCAGAATAACCCTAGCACCAGAGGCAGTTTAACTTCCTCTGACCAAAAATCAAAACTAGAAGACCAAGTACGGGGATATGAACTGGTTTTACAAAGGGAACCAGAAAATCAAACTGCGCTCAAAGGCCTATTAGAGGCGCGGCTACAATTACTCAGTCAAAAAGAAAAAGGTGAGGTTAAACCATCTGATATTCAAGTTGTTATTGAACCTCTAGAAAAGCTTGCGAAACTGAATCCCGAACAGTCAGAATACGCAGTGTTGCTGGCTCAAGCCAAACAGCAAATAGGCGATCGCGAAGGAGCCGCCCAAGCTTATCGCTCGGTTTTAGACACTAAACCTGGTGATTTGAAGGCTTTACAAGGAATGGTGGCTCTGTTGATGAGTCAGCAACGCCCCGAAGCAGCCATTGGTTTGTTGCAAGAAACCCTCACTCAGGCAGCCCAAACAAATATAAATCAGCCTGGAAGCATCGACACAGTTGCTGTGCAAGTGCTGTTAGGTTCTGTTCACGCCTCCCAGAAACGCTACGCCCAAGCCGCCTCTGCATATGACCAAGCAATTAAGAAAGATCCTAAGGATTTTCGCCCCGTTGTCGCAAAAGCAATGCTCCTGAAACAACAGGGCAAAAACGCACAAGCAAAACCTTTATTTGATAGTGCCGCAGCTTTAGCACCTGCTCAATACAGAGACGAAATTAACAAAGCTGCAATTACTCCTTCGGCTCCTAATCCTGCTGCACCTAGCGCATCTTCACCGGAAAGTAAACCTAAGTGA
- a CDS encoding putative Ig domain-containing protein, with protein sequence MDSSKQILTLSPVESLAVSNLLPQRLGSAPLLVVFDCRVSDLEVLYQGLVPGAIAYTLNPQDDALSVITQLLTGTGARQLAIVAHGEPGVVYIGASPLNREQVQMRSALLQEWGVESISLYSCEVAKGEKGRSFIYQLSELTGATVAASTTAIGSTALGGDWQLDVRTGNSSNLIVFETTAIKSYYAVLANFSAGTFAELQAAINNANTQAGDDTITLTSSIRLTTLLPHINSNISFVGNNYFLSGDANNNGSNDTGDVQLFFVDSGTVSFNNLTLRNGRAAGGNGSNGGGGGAGMGGALFINNGNVTLNGVSLANNTAIGGTGGSGFYSGGSGGSGGNAGYRSYQGAFYGYYYYPGVNGYAGYSGGSGGNGGAGTVGGAVGSGGAGGAGGAGGYAPTYSSGGSGLVGSSGSAGGTGSFGNGGGAGGSGGGGGGGGGGGYGYTGGNGGNGGNGSAGGTGGFGSGGGGGGGGGGGGSWGGYYGSQQPLSGSSGYGGSGGSGGSFGGYGESGSSGYTGAGGGGAGLGGAIFVRSGSLSMTNTAFSSNSAYGASGQYRYYSGGYYYQVSGSGSGAGAAIFANGGATVSGTGVTFSNSYAYTPYIYGGYYGGYSDYSNFYGAVSITNANPVLELLSYYNPLYSENGSPVTIAYSPSVSDFDSSNFSDGTLTVSFTENGTADDRLAIHNQGTGSEQIGVSGNSITYNGVNTIGSFTGGTGTTPLTITFNAIAQPWMVSYLISNITFANVSESPSTATRTIQFTLTDGDGGSTSATKNLTVSAINDAPTLVTEIADQTATEDTAFSFVVPANTFSDVDADDVLTYSATLADDNPLPGWLTFNAATHTFNGTPNNANVGSLNVKVTATDGNGLTASDVFELAIANTNDAPTVANTIADQTATEDTTFNFTLPANTFSDVDAGNNLTYSATLENGNPLPSWLTFNGTTFSGTPTNDNVGSFNIKAIASDGTATVSDIFTLTVVNTNDAPTVANSIADQIAAEDTTFNFTLPANIFADVDAGNNLTYTATLENGDPLPAWLTFNGTTFSGTPTNDNVGSFNIKVIASDGTASVSDVFTLTVANTNDAPVAVNDSITTNENTPIIINATTLLSNDTDVDVSDVLSITALTQPSQGSLVDNGNSTYTYTPFQNYYGSDGFTYSISDGQGASSTATVNLTINQIISVINGTLSANNLTGTENRDIISGFQGNDTLKGLGNNDTLDGGDGNDSLDGGAGDDSLIGGKGNDIYTVDSIGDTIIESANAGTDLVKSSVGWVLGANLENLTLIGIEAIDGTGNSLNNILTGNTAANILNGVDGNDSLIGGDGNDTLLGGAGNDTLDGGLGSDSLNGGVGNDTYIVDNPNDAIAEGLNAGTDLVKSSVNWVLADNLENLTLTGSTAINGTGNKENNILTGNTAANTLNGVDGNDSLIGGSGNDTLIGGSGNDTLDGGVGNDSLDGGAGNDIYTVDSLNDTITEGLDAGTDLVKSAVSWVLTDNLENLTLTGSKVINGTGNSLNNIITGNSAANILNGVDGNDSLIGGSGNDTLFGGAGDDDLDGGAGIDSLDGGVGNDTYTVNSVSDAIAEDLDAGADLVKSSITWVLGNNLENLTLTGSTAINGTGNSLNNILVGNTGANILNGVDGNDRLFANSGNDTLDGGTLDDVLSGGIGRDVLTGGTGRDSFNLADTRTGGYDTITDFTVGDDTISISKAEFGLSQSQDTILDSSLFRLGTSATTSGDRFIYNQTTGNLFFDKDGVGGTAQVQIAHFSNQVMLTNANITVIA encoded by the coding sequence ATGGATAGTAGTAAACAAATTCTCACCCTCTCCCCGGTTGAGTCACTTGCTGTGTCAAATTTGTTGCCGCAACGGCTAGGTTCTGCACCACTGTTGGTGGTGTTTGATTGCCGGGTGTCTGATCTGGAAGTGCTTTATCAGGGGTTAGTGCCGGGGGCGATCGCCTACACGCTGAATCCTCAAGACGATGCGCTGTCGGTAATCACGCAATTGCTGACAGGAACGGGCGCAAGACAATTGGCGATCGTGGCACACGGCGAACCTGGTGTGGTTTATATCGGTGCTAGTCCTTTGAATCGAGAGCAGGTGCAGATGCGATCGGCACTGTTGCAGGAGTGGGGCGTTGAGTCAATTTCGCTCTATAGCTGTGAAGTGGCGAAGGGAGAGAAGGGGCGATCCTTTATCTATCAGTTGAGTGAGTTGACAGGCGCAACGGTAGCAGCTTCGACTACGGCGATCGGCAGTACAGCCCTCGGCGGCGATTGGCAGTTGGACGTGAGGACGGGTAATAGCAGCAACTTAATAGTGTTTGAGACAACAGCGATCAAGTCATACTATGCAGTACTTGCGAACTTTTCAGCTGGAACCTTTGCTGAACTACAAGCCGCAATTAATAACGCCAATACTCAAGCAGGTGACGATACCATTACGCTCACTAGCTCTATTCGCTTGACTACACTATTGCCTCATATCAATAGCAATATCTCTTTTGTCGGCAACAATTACTTTTTGAGCGGTGATGCTAATAACAACGGCTCCAACGATACTGGAGATGTTCAGCTTTTCTTCGTTGACAGTGGCACTGTTAGCTTCAACAACCTAACCCTCAGAAACGGTCGGGCTGCTGGTGGAAATGGTAGTAATGGCGGTGGCGGCGGTGCGGGCATGGGTGGCGCACTGTTTATCAACAACGGCAACGTCACACTCAATGGCGTTAGCCTTGCTAACAATACGGCGATCGGTGGTACTGGTGGTTCTGGTTTTTACTCAGGAGGCAGTGGCGGTAGTGGCGGCAACGCTGGCTATCGAAGCTATCAAGGGGCTTTCTATGGTTATTACTACTACCCTGGGGTTAATGGTTATGCGGGTTACTCTGGTGGTAGCGGTGGTAACGGCGGTGCCGGAACTGTTGGTGGAGCTGTCGGCAGTGGCGGTGCTGGCGGTGCTGGCGGTGCTGGGGGTTATGCTCCTACCTACTCCTCCGGTGGTAGTGGTCTTGTTGGCTCTTCAGGTAGTGCTGGTGGTACAGGTAGTTTTGGGAATGGTGGCGGTGCTGGGGGTAGCGGTGGCGGCGGCGGCGGTGGCGGCGGCGGTGGCTATGGTTATACCGGCGGGAATGGTGGAAATGGTGGAAATGGCAGTGCTGGAGGAACGGGTGGCTTTGGTAGTGGTGGCGGCGGCGGCGGTGGCGGCGGCGGTGGCGGTAGCTGGGGCGGCTACTACGGTAGCCAACAACCTCTCAGTGGCTCTAGCGGCTACGGTGGTAGCGGTGGCAGCGGTGGCAGCTTTGGTGGTTATGGAGAGAGTGGCTCAAGTGGTTATACAGGAGCGGGTGGTGGCGGTGCAGGATTAGGTGGTGCTATCTTCGTCCGCTCTGGTTCCCTGTCCATGACCAATACTGCATTTTCTTCTAACTCCGCCTATGGAGCAAGCGGTCAATACAGATATTATTCCGGTGGTTACTACTACCAAGTCAGTGGTAGTGGCAGCGGTGCGGGCGCTGCGATTTTTGCGAATGGAGGAGCTACCGTCAGTGGTACTGGTGTTACCTTTTCCAATAGCTATGCATACACCCCATACATCTACGGGGGCTACTACGGGGGCTACTCTGATTACAGTAACTTCTATGGTGCTGTTAGCATCACTAATGCCAATCCAGTTCTAGAACTTTTAAGTTACTACAATCCTCTCTACTCCGAAAACGGTTCGCCTGTTACGATCGCGTACTCACCTTCTGTCAGCGATTTTGATTCATCTAATTTTAGCGATGGCACCCTCACCGTTAGTTTTACTGAGAATGGCACAGCAGATGATCGTCTAGCTATTCACAATCAAGGAACTGGAAGTGAACAGATTGGTGTTTCTGGCAACAGCATTACTTACAACGGAGTAAATACCATTGGCAGCTTTACTGGAGGTACAGGCACAACGCCACTCACTATCACCTTCAATGCTATTGCTCAACCTTGGATGGTTAGTTATTTGATTTCAAATATCACCTTTGCCAATGTTTCTGAATCGCCTTCTACCGCGACTCGCACAATTCAATTCACTCTCACAGATGGAGATGGCGGCAGCACTAGTGCTACAAAAAACTTGACTGTTTCTGCAATCAATGATGCCCCGACCCTAGTAACAGAGATCGCTGATCAAACAGCGACAGAAGACACTGCCTTTAGCTTTGTGGTGCCAGCAAATACCTTCAGCGATGTCGATGCAGACGATGTATTGACCTACAGTGCCACATTAGCGGATGACAATCCACTTCCTGGGTGGCTCACCTTTAATGCAGCTACTCATACCTTTAATGGCACGCCTAACAATGCCAATGTTGGCAGTCTCAACGTTAAAGTCACGGCAACGGATGGCAATGGATTGACTGCAAGTGATGTGTTTGAGCTTGCGATCGCCAACACCAATGATGCCCCAACAGTGGCGAATACCATTGCTGACCAAACAGCGACAGAAGACACCACCTTCAACTTTACCCTACCAGCAAACACCTTCAGCGATGTGGATGCAGGAAATAACCTCACCTACAGTGCCACCTTGGAAAATGGTAACCCACTTCCCAGTTGGTTGACCTTCAACGGCACTACCTTCAGTGGTACTCCCACAAATGACAACGTTGGCAGCTTTAACATTAAAGCGATCGCCAGTGATGGAACGGCAACTGTCAGCGATATTTTTACACTGACAGTGGTTAATACCAATGATGCCCCAACAGTGGCGAATAGCATTGCTGACCAAATAGCGGCAGAAGACACCACCTTCAACTTCACCCTACCAGCAAACATCTTCGCCGATGTGGATGCAGGAAATAACCTCACCTACACCGCCACCTTGGAAAATGGTGACCCACTTCCTGCTTGGCTGACCTTCAACGGCACCACCTTCAGTGGTACTCCCACAAATGACAACGTTGGCAGCTTCAACATTAAAGTTATTGCCAGTGATGGAACGGCAAGTGTCAGCGATGTTTTTACACTGACGGTGGCTAATACCAACGATGCTCCTGTGGCTGTTAATGACAGCATCACCACAAACGAAAACACACCTATTATCATTAACGCTACTACTCTCCTGAGCAATGATACAGATGTGGATGTCAGTGACGTATTGAGCATTACTGCCTTGACTCAACCTAGCCAAGGAAGCTTAGTTGACAATGGTAACAGTACTTACACGTATACCCCTTTTCAAAACTATTATGGGTCTGATGGCTTCACTTACAGCATCAGTGATGGGCAAGGAGCCAGCAGTACTGCCACTGTCAACTTGACCATTAATCAAATCATTAGTGTGATTAATGGCACTTTAAGTGCAAACAACCTAACTGGTACGGAGAATAGGGATATCATCTCCGGATTCCAGGGCAATGACACCCTCAAAGGGCTAGGTAATAACGACACCCTGGATGGCGGTGATGGAAATGATTCCTTAGATGGTGGTGCAGGAGATGACAGTCTCATTGGTGGTAAAGGTAATGACATTTATACTGTAGACAGCATCGGCGACACTATTATTGAATCCGCCAATGCAGGCACAGATTTAGTCAAGTCTTCCGTGGGTTGGGTGTTGGGAGCTAATCTAGAAAACTTGACCCTGATTGGAATCGAGGCGATCGATGGTACTGGTAACAGCCTTAATAACATCCTCACGGGAAATACTGCCGCTAACATCTTGAATGGAGTTGATGGCAATGATAGCCTGATTGGTGGTGACGGCAATGACACCTTGTTGGGCGGTGCAGGCAATGACACCTTGGATGGAGGTTTGGGATCTGACAGTCTCAATGGCGGAGTTGGCAATGACACTTACATCGTAGACAACCCGAACGATGCGATCGCTGAAGGCTTAAATGCAGGCACAGATTTAGTCAAGTCTTCTGTGAATTGGGTGTTGGCAGATAACCTGGAAAACTTGACCCTGACTGGAAGCACAGCAATCAATGGAACTGGTAACAAAGAGAATAACATTCTCACGGGAAATACTGCCGCTAACACTTTGAATGGAGTTGATGGCAATGATAGCCTGATTGGTGGTTCTGGCAATGACACCTTAATTGGTGGTTCTGGTAATGACACCTTAGATGGTGGAGTCGGTAATGATAGCCTTGATGGTGGAGCCGGCAATGACATTTACACCGTAGACAGCCTCAACGATACGATTACTGAAGGCTTAGATGCAGGCACAGATTTAGTCAAGTCTGCTGTGAGTTGGGTGTTAACAGATAACCTAGAAAACTTGACCCTGACTGGAAGCAAGGTAATCAATGGTACTGGTAACAGCCTGAATAACATCATCACAGGAAATAGTGCAGCTAACATCTTAAATGGAGTTGATGGCAATGATAGCCTGATTGGTGGTTCGGGCAATGACACCTTGTTCGGTGGTGCAGGTGACGATGACTTGGATGGAGGTGCGGGAATTGACAGTCTTGATGGTGGAGTCGGCAATGACACTTACACTGTAAACAGCGTCAGCGATGCGATCGCTGAAGACTTAGATGCAGGCGCAGATTTAGTTAAGTCTTCGATAACTTGGGTGTTGGGAAATAACCTGGAAAACTTGACTTTGACTGGAAGCACAGCAATCAATGGTACTGGTAACAGCCTCAATAACATCCTTGTGGGAAATACTGGTGCTAACATCTTGAATGGAGTTGATGGCAACGATCGCCTCTTTGCTAACTCAGGCAATGATACCTTGGATGGAGGTACTCTTGACGATGTACTCAGCGGTGGAATTGGTCGAGATGTGCTGACTGGTGGAACGGGGCGAGATAGCTTCAACCTGGCTGATACCCGCACCGGAGGCTATGATACTATTACTGATTTTACTGTTGGAGATGATACTATATCCATTTCCAAAGCAGAATTTGGACTGAGCCAATCTCAAGATACGATACTAGATTCGAGCTTGTTCCGACTTGGGACTAGTGCAACAACATCTGGCGATCGCTTCATCTACAATCAAACTACTGGTAACCTATTCTTTGATAAAGATGGAGTTGGTGGTACAGCACAAGTTCAAATCGCCCACTTCTCGAACCAGGTAATGCTTACTAATGCAAATATTACTGTGATTGCCTAA
- a CDS encoding homocysteine biosynthesis protein has protein sequence MRTIAEINDKISRQRAVVLTTEELKARVIEIGVTKAAKEVDVITTGTFEPMESSGAIINLGHTDPPIKIRRCWLDGVPAYSGFGAVDLYLGASCAVEAMDGEEVRERGGGHVIEDLIAGKPIHVRAQGQVTDCYPRATFETTITSQTINQFYLFNPRNLYQNFIVGVNGGDRPLFTYLGPLQPRLGNAVYSNPGAISPLLNDPDLQLVGIGTRIFLGGGVGYVAWEGTQHFPLQKRLANRTPIGPAATLALIGDAKQMDAHWVRGCYFKSYGPSLMLGVGIPLPVLNEQVVEHCAVQDQDLVAPIVDFSIPRRVRPTFGLVSYAQLKSGRITIEGKAVRCAPLASLFFSRQVALELKQWIEAGKFTLTEPVSPIPMERSFLPQDRWTDF, from the coding sequence ATGCGAACAATTGCAGAAATTAACGACAAAATTAGCCGCCAACGTGCGGTAGTGTTGACAACCGAAGAATTAAAAGCACGAGTTATCGAAATCGGTGTTACTAAAGCTGCTAAAGAAGTTGATGTCATTACCACTGGCACTTTTGAGCCAATGGAATCAAGTGGTGCAATTATCAATCTTGGGCACACTGACCCCCCGATAAAAATTCGCCGTTGCTGGTTAGATGGCGTTCCAGCTTACTCTGGTTTTGGAGCAGTAGATTTATATTTGGGTGCCAGTTGTGCTGTGGAAGCGATGGATGGCGAAGAAGTCCGAGAACGCGGCGGTGGTCATGTGATCGAAGATTTGATCGCCGGCAAACCCATACACGTCAGAGCGCAAGGACAAGTAACAGATTGTTACCCCAGAGCGACATTTGAAACTACAATTACTAGTCAAACAATCAATCAGTTTTATTTATTTAATCCGCGTAATCTTTATCAAAATTTTATTGTTGGTGTGAATGGTGGCGATCGCCCACTTTTCACTTACTTGGGGCCTTTACAACCACGTCTGGGGAATGCCGTTTACTCTAATCCCGGTGCGATTTCCCCCTTACTCAACGACCCCGATTTACAACTCGTTGGTATAGGTACAAGAATTTTTTTAGGCGGTGGTGTTGGCTATGTCGCCTGGGAAGGCACTCAGCACTTTCCCTTACAAAAGCGTTTAGCCAATCGCACACCCATCGGGCCTGCTGCTACTCTAGCTTTAATTGGGGATGCCAAGCAAATGGATGCTCATTGGGTGCGGGGTTGCTACTTCAAAAGTTACGGGCCTTCATTGATGTTAGGCGTTGGTATACCACTTCCTGTATTAAATGAACAAGTAGTTGAACACTGTGCCGTACAAGATCAAGACTTAGTAGCCCCAATAGTAGACTTTTCCATTCCCCGGCGTGTCCGTCCCACCTTTGGTTTAGTGAGTTACGCCCAACTTAAATCTGGCCGGATTACCATCGAGGGCAAAGCAGTACGCTGTGCCCCCTTAGCGAGTTTGTTTTTTTCCAGGCAAGTTGCCCTAGAGTTAAAACAATGGATTGAAGCAGGTAAATTTACCCTTACAGAACCAGTTTCTCCAATTCCGATGGAGCGTTCTTTTCTACCCCAAGATCGTTGGACGGATTTTTGA
- a CDS encoding protochlorophyllide reductase, whose product MAQDRKSTVVITGASSGVGLYAAKALAQRGWYVVLACRDLAKAQQAAQAVDIPYNSYTSIHIDLGSLESVRQFVKNFRASGNSIDALVCNAAIYMPLIKEPLRSPEGYELTVTTNHLGHFLLCNLLLEDLKKSSSQPRLVILGTVTHNPDELGGKIPPRPDLGDFQGFAEGFKDPISMIDGKKFEPVKAYKDSKVCNVLTMKELHRRYHESTDIVFSSLYPGCVAETPLFRNHYPLFQKLFPLFQKYITGGYVSQELAGERVAAVVADPEYNQSGVYWSWGNRQKKDGKSFAQKVSPQARDDEKGDRMWELSAKLVGLA is encoded by the coding sequence AAAGGGGATGGTATGTGGTGTTGGCATGTCGGGATTTAGCAAAGGCACAACAAGCTGCCCAAGCTGTGGACATCCCTTACAACAGCTATACCAGCATACATATTGACCTTGGCTCCTTAGAAAGCGTTCGACAGTTTGTGAAAAACTTCCGCGCAAGTGGCAACTCCATAGATGCTTTGGTGTGCAACGCGGCAATTTATATGCCCTTAATAAAGGAACCATTACGAAGTCCAGAAGGTTACGAGTTAACTGTTACCACCAATCATCTTGGGCATTTCCTTTTGTGCAACCTTTTGTTAGAGGATTTGAAGAAATCATCTTCACAGCCAAGGCTGGTGATTTTGGGAACTGTTACCCACAATCCAGACGAACTCGGTGGGAAGATTCCGCCGCGTCCAGACTTGGGCGATTTTCAGGGCTTTGCAGAGGGATTTAAAGACCCAATTTCGATGATTGATGGCAAGAAATTTGAACCAGTCAAAGCCTACAAAGACAGCAAGGTATGCAACGTGTTGACCATGAAAGAACTGCATCGGCGCTATCACGAGTCAACCGATATAGTTTTCAGTTCTCTTTATCCGGGATGTGTTGCAGAAACGCCGCTATTTAGAAACCACTATCCCCTGTTTCAGAAACTTTTCCCATTATTCCAAAAGTACATCACCGGGGGATATGTGTCTCAGGAGTTGGCAGGAGAACGGGTTGCTGCGGTGGTTGCCGATCCTGAATATAATCAATCCGGTGTTTATTGGAGTTGGGGAAATCGGCAGAAAAAAGATGGCAAGTCCTTTGCTCAAAAGGTTTCTCCTCAAGCCCGCGATGATGAAAAAGGCGATCGCATGTGGGAACTAAGTGCAAAGTTAGTTGGACTTGCATGA